GCGCTCTTCTCGGCGATCGTCCTTGCCGCTATATGGGTATCGATGCTCCGGGTCCGGGTTCGTCAGCAGACTCGCATCATCGTTGAAAGCGAACAGAAGTTCCGCTTTCTCGCGACCCACGACGGGCTGACTCAACTCTTGAACCGAAACACCGTCATCGCCGAACTCGCCGCCATCGTCGAAGCCGCGAAGGACAGGTCTGCGGACTTCGGTGTCCTCATCGTCGATCTCGACCACTTCAAAAGTATCAACGATACCTACGGCCACCCTGCCGGAGATGTGGTTCTGCGGGAGTGCGCCGGGCGTCTTGCAGCGTCCATCCGGAAATCGGATGTCATCGGCAGGTACGGCGGCGAAGAGTTTCTGATCGTGCTCTCTGGTCTGAAAGGCACAACCTCTTCGGAGGCGTGCGAACGCGTCCTGCGAGCAGTCTCAGAGTCTCCTATCCTGCTCGCCGACCGCGAGATCACCGTTACGTGCAGCATTGGCGTTGCCATCTGGTCAGGCGGGCCGGTTACACCAGAACATCTCATCGCAGACGCGGACCAGGCCCTTTATCGCGCCAAGGCGAGGGGACGAAACCGGGTGGAGTATGGTGCCGAAGACCCATCTCACGTGTCGTTAGAGCTCAGCGCCTGAGGGATACGCGCGCATTTGGAATACCGATGCCGCAACCACTTGGCGGGGTGATCTAAAACGTGTAGCTTGCCTAGCAGGAGAATTTCTTTGGCCCCCTTTATTTCCAGAAGATCATTCGCGCGCCTGCTCAGCGCGGCCGCAGGAGCGTTGTCTCTACCCGCCGGAGCTGCGAAGCTCGATCCGAACGCCCAACATGCAGCGCTTGGCGCGGCCATGGGTGTGACGGAGAAGAAGTTCCCGGCCGGTTTTCTCTGGGGATCGGCGACGGCCTCCTACCAGGTGGAAGGTGGAGTGAACGAGGGCGGCCGCGGCAAGACGATCTGGGACACCTTCTCGCACACGCCGGGCAAGGTCGCTAACGGCGACACCGGCGACGTATCCACCGATAGCTACCATCGCTATAAAGAAGATGTAGCCCTTATGAAGTCTCTGGGCCTGCGCGGCTGCCGCTTCTCCGTCGCCTGGTCGAGGATCTTCCCCAGCGGCGTCGGTCAGCCCAATCAGGCAGGCGTCGACTACTACAACCGCGTCGTCGATGAACTGCTCGCCTCCGGAATTCAACCCTTCTGCACGCTCTTTCACTGGGATCTTCCGCAGGCGCTTGAAGACAAGGGCGGCTGGCAGAATCCCGACACCGCGAAGGCCTTCGCCGACTACGCAGGCTATATGGGCGGCAAGCTCTCCGACCGCGTGAAGAGCTTCATGACGATGAACGAGATTCGCAGCTTCACCGAGCTCGGCTATCAAAACGGCATGCACGCTCCCGGCCTCCGCGTAAGCGCACAGAAGTTTGCGCAGGTGAACCATATCGCCGTGCTTGGTCATGGTCTCTCCGTGCAGGCACTTCGCGCATCGACGAAGCCCGGAACGAAGATTGGCCTCGCCGACAACGCGCAGGCGACCTGCCCCGTGCTCGAAACGCCCGAGCACATCAAGGCAGCAGAGATCGGGATGCGCGAACAGAACGCGCAGTATCTGACCGTCATCATGGAGGGCAAGTACACGGACGCTTACCTGAAGCGCCTCGGTCCCGATGCCCCGAAGTTTACCGCGGAAGAGTTGAAGATCATCGGCAGCCCGCTGGACTTCGTCGGCCTCAACGTCTACCAGCCCACATGGGTGCGGGCGGATTCAACAAAAGAAGTTGGCTACTCGGTCGTCCGCGATCCGGCGTCGTATCCGCACATGCTCAGCCCGTGGCTCACCATCGGTCCGGAGGCGCTCTACTGGTCTCCCAAGCTGGTATCGAAGCTGTGGAAGCCAAAGGAACTCTACATCACGGAGAACGGCTGTTCTTCTTCCGACGTGCTCAACGACGAAGGCCACGTGCTGGACACCGACCGTGTGATGTATCTGCGCAACTACCTCACGCAACTCCATCGCGCCCTCTCGGAAGACGTGCCAGTGAAGGGCTACTTCCTCTGGAGCCTGCTCGACAACTTCGAATGGGCTGACGGGTATGGCAAGCGGTTCGGCATCACCTATGTCGACTTCAAGACGCAGAAGCGAACACCCAAGCTGAGCTCGGAGTTCTACAAGGCCACGATCGCGAAGAACGCCATCGCCTAGGCGCGCAACGTGCAACCGTAGCCGCGCTCAGCCAGCGCGGCTTACTGAGCGACCCGCCGGACTGCCTTGCGTCGCGAGGCTTTTCCCGCAGACTTCTGCGCCGCGATCTGCTCGGTGTAGGCCTTTAGAATCGACGCCAGCAGGCCAGGGAAGCGCTCATCGACCTCGCTGCAGCGGGACACGTTCTGCATCTCCACCCCATGCCGCTCGCTGCGGATCAGCCCTGCCTCTCGCAGCGCCTTGAAGTGTTGCGAGAGCGTTGACTTGGGGATCGAGCGGTCCCCTATGCTCGCAAAATTCGTGCAGTTCTGAGAGCAGTTCGACATGGCGATGTCGGTAAAGATCGCCACTCGAACCGGGTCGGACAGAACGTGGAGAATCCCCTCGACCGTAATGTCTTCAATCGATGGATGGAGCAGGGGCCTCATACATCAAATCCTACCCTGCTATATCGAATTGTTCAATAGTTCATTGTTGCGGAACTTATGAATCTTCTGTGGAGACTCTTCCATCTCATGGACAGCTACAGGTTGAGGCCAGCCGATCGGGCCGCCGGGCAAGAAGAGAGATCTACAGGAGATTGGAAATGAGCAAGCTTACAGGTAAGGTCGCCGTCGTCACCGGCGCATCGAAGGGTATTGGCGCTGCCATCGCGAAGTCGTATGCTGCCGAGGGTGCTTCGGTCGTCGTCAACTACGCATCGAGCAAGGCCGGCGCGGACGCGGTCGTTGCGGAGATCACCAAAGCTGGCGGCAAGGCGGTCGCTGTAGGCGGCGATGTTTCGAAGGCTGCTGAAGCTCAGGGAATTATCGATGCCGCCATCAAGGACTTCGGCAAGCTCGACATCCTCGTCAATAAC
This Granulicella aggregans DNA region includes the following protein-coding sequences:
- a CDS encoding GH1 family beta-glucosidase, whose translation is MAPFISRRSFARLLSAAAGALSLPAGAAKLDPNAQHAALGAAMGVTEKKFPAGFLWGSATASYQVEGGVNEGGRGKTIWDTFSHTPGKVANGDTGDVSTDSYHRYKEDVALMKSLGLRGCRFSVAWSRIFPSGVGQPNQAGVDYYNRVVDELLASGIQPFCTLFHWDLPQALEDKGGWQNPDTAKAFADYAGYMGGKLSDRVKSFMTMNEIRSFTELGYQNGMHAPGLRVSAQKFAQVNHIAVLGHGLSVQALRASTKPGTKIGLADNAQATCPVLETPEHIKAAEIGMREQNAQYLTVIMEGKYTDAYLKRLGPDAPKFTAEELKIIGSPLDFVGLNVYQPTWVRADSTKEVGYSVVRDPASYPHMLSPWLTIGPEALYWSPKLVSKLWKPKELYITENGCSSSDVLNDEGHVLDTDRVMYLRNYLTQLHRALSEDVPVKGYFLWSLLDNFEWADGYGKRFGITYVDFKTQKRTPKLSSEFYKATIAKNAIA
- a CDS encoding ArsR/SmtB family transcription factor is translated as MRPLLHPSIEDITVEGILHVLSDPVRVAIFTDIAMSNCSQNCTNFASIGDRSIPKSTLSQHFKALREAGLIRSERHGVEMQNVSRCSEVDERFPGLLASILKAYTEQIAAQKSAGKASRRKAVRRVAQ